A DNA window from Candidatus Zixiibacteriota bacterium contains the following coding sequences:
- a CDS encoding CDGSH iron-sulfur domain-containing protein — protein sequence MSDPNVKITIVPNGPALIQTEKAQIKLVDGSLIEREGRFSICRCGWSENKPFCDGKHTSCGFKG from the coding sequence ATGTCCGACCCCAATGTCAAAATCACAATAGTCCCCAACGGACCGGCCTTAATACAGACCGAAAAGGCCCAGATCAAATTAGTCGATGGTTCTCTGATTGAGAGGGAAGGGCGTTTTTCGATCTGCCGCTGCGGTTGGTCCGAGAACAAGCCCTTCTGTGACGGTAAGCACACCAGTTGCGGCTTCAAGGGGTGA
- the nadC gene encoding carboxylating nicotinate-nucleotide diphosphorylase, with protein MKPWDPSMINLVRSALEEDIGKGDVTSLAALEPDVVKGVIVAKSEGVLSGMAPVILTFEMVDSANKLTALKADGDSFKPGETVVELEGLNQTLLTAERTALNFLAHLSGVATLTDRFVKAAGGTNCTILDTRKTTPGFRSLEKDAVKHGGGENHRRGLFDMVLIKDNHIAAAGSIEGAVMRVREWLDSTDYRLQFDVPADKIEIEVEVSNLEELSEAINAGVHRLLLDNQRPDSLKELVTTARRLNLEVKLEASGNVTLGNIGEVAASGVDYVSIGALTHSAPASDFSMKLFS; from the coding sequence ATGAAACCCTGGGACCCATCAATGATCAACCTGGTCCGGTCGGCGCTGGAGGAAGACATCGGAAAAGGCGATGTAACCTCACTGGCGGCGCTGGAACCGGATGTGGTCAAGGGTGTCATAGTGGCCAAGTCAGAAGGGGTCCTAAGCGGCATGGCGCCGGTTATCCTGACGTTCGAGATGGTCGATTCGGCCAACAAACTTACTGCGCTGAAAGCGGATGGCGATAGTTTCAAGCCGGGGGAGACTGTTGTCGAGCTTGAGGGTTTGAATCAGACACTTTTGACGGCCGAACGTACCGCCTTGAATTTTCTGGCTCATCTCAGCGGCGTGGCCACGCTGACCGATCGGTTCGTCAAAGCCGCTGGCGGCACCAACTGCACCATCCTCGATACACGAAAAACCACGCCCGGTTTTCGCAGCCTGGAAAAAGATGCTGTCAAGCATGGCGGCGGGGAGAACCACCGGCGAGGGCTGTTCGACATGGTGCTGATAAAGGACAACCACATCGCCGCCGCCGGGTCAATCGAAGGCGCCGTCATGCGTGTGCGGGAGTGGCTGGATTCAACCGATTACCGACTCCAGTTCGATGTTCCCGCTGATAAGATTGAAATAGAGGTGGAAGTTAGCAACCTGGAGGAACTCAGCGAGGCGATCAACGCTGGTGTGCACAGGCTGCTGCTGGACAATCAAAGGCCGGACAGTTTGAAAGAACTGGTGACCACAGCACGACGATTAAACTTAGAGGTGAAACTCGAAGCATCCGGCAACGTGACGCTCGGGAATATCGGCGAGGTGGCCGCCAGTGGTGTTGACTATGTCTCGATCGGCGCTTTGACCCACTCCGCCCCGGCGTCCGATTTCTCAATGAAGTTGTTTTCCTGA
- a CDS encoding class I SAM-dependent methyltransferase, protein MQDPHQEFFDLLASEWDLMFTSEDLERLSHIVDGLGVQTDMNVIDLGCGTGILFDLIRRKVGPQGSVTGVDFSLQMVLKAHRNFPFSNVNCIDGDVASLPFRSDHFDLGVAFSAFPYFSDKQQTVDEVHRVLKKGSKFYIIHLQSSKELSAIHHRIGGVVANDELPPESLLTEILHKSKFTDVVIDDQPGHYLATAVTAE, encoded by the coding sequence ATGCAAGACCCGCACCAGGAATTCTTCGATCTTCTCGCTTCGGAGTGGGACCTCATGTTCACCTCCGAGGACCTCGAACGGCTGTCGCACATTGTGGACGGTCTTGGAGTACAAACCGACATGAACGTGATTGACTTGGGCTGCGGCACCGGGATATTATTTGACCTGATCCGGCGCAAAGTAGGCCCTCAAGGATCAGTCACCGGCGTCGATTTCTCTTTGCAAATGGTGCTTAAAGCACATCGTAACTTCCCTTTTTCCAACGTCAACTGTATTGATGGTGATGTGGCCTCACTGCCGTTCCGCAGCGACCACTTTGACCTGGGTGTCGCCTTCAGTGCTTTTCCGTATTTTTCGGACAAGCAGCAAACAGTCGATGAAGTCCATCGGGTGCTTAAGAAAGGGTCCAAGTTCTACATCATACACTTACAGTCATCCAAAGAGCTCTCGGCCATACACCATCGAATCGGTGGCGTGGTGGCTAATGATGAACTTCCTCCTGAGAGTTTGCTGACTGAGATTCTCCACAAAAGTAAGTTTACCGATGTGGTAATCGACGATCAACCTGGCCACTACCTGGCCACCGCGGTTACCGCAGAGTAG
- a CDS encoding biotin--[acetyl-CoA-carboxylase] ligase, protein MNDKARLESLADDILLTIRSRPGRVRTISSLVERFGVSEDDLSRALLYITQWGYRLKHGRNGVTYLDAPDLLTATEIGYQLKTKYLGRTIYAYNSVHSTNDIAARLAVEGAPEGTLVTSEIQTKGRGRLSRSWHSPPETGIYASIILRPGFASEQAPGLSIMTALALADTIEAYCPDQTKIKWPNDVLISGRKVAGILTELAAEGRRIEHVVIGVGINVNHQAEDFPSELRPTATSLRRATRRKQSRVELLQKFLVRLEKEYNGYKKRGLRTSRTRLRWYSSLMGHQVKLALGRRIIEGRVLDFDLDGSLILQTEQARVTLCSGEVTVVKE, encoded by the coding sequence ATGAACGATAAAGCGCGTCTTGAAAGTCTGGCCGATGATATCCTGCTGACTATACGCTCCCGACCGGGTCGTGTGCGGACGATATCCTCCCTGGTTGAACGCTTCGGAGTCAGCGAAGATGACCTCAGCCGCGCCCTGCTTTATATCACCCAGTGGGGGTACCGATTGAAGCATGGCCGCAATGGGGTCACCTATTTGGACGCACCGGACCTTCTCACAGCCACCGAGATCGGCTACCAGCTTAAGACCAAGTACCTGGGGCGGACGATATATGCCTACAATTCGGTCCACTCGACCAACGATATCGCCGCTCGCCTGGCGGTCGAGGGTGCGCCGGAAGGGACTCTCGTGACCAGTGAAATCCAGACCAAAGGGCGTGGCCGTCTCAGCCGGTCCTGGCATTCTCCACCCGAGACCGGCATCTATGCGTCGATCATTTTGAGGCCGGGCTTTGCATCCGAACAAGCGCCGGGATTGTCGATCATGACGGCCCTGGCTTTGGCCGACACGATAGAAGCATACTGCCCGGACCAGACCAAAATCAAATGGCCCAACGACGTGCTGATATCCGGACGCAAAGTGGCCGGAATTCTGACCGAACTGGCCGCCGAGGGTCGACGCATCGAGCATGTCGTGATCGGTGTCGGCATCAACGTCAACCATCAGGCCGAAGATTTCCCCAGCGAACTGCGACCCACTGCAACATCGCTGCGCCGCGCTACCAGACGCAAACAGTCTCGCGTGGAACTCCTGCAAAAATTCCTGGTGCGTCTGGAGAAGGAGTATAACGGCTACAAAAAACGAGGTTTACGCACCAGCCGAACAAGATTGCGTTGGTATTCGTCGCTGATGGGCCATCAGGTTAAGCTGGCCTTGGGGCGCAGGATTATCGAAGGTAGGGTGCTCGACTTCGACTTAGACGGCAGCTTGATCTTACAAACGGAACAGGCCCGGGTCACTCTTTGCAGTGGTGAAGTAACTGTGGTCAAGGAATGA